In Zunongwangia profunda SM-A87, the following proteins share a genomic window:
- a CDS encoding YraN family protein, whose amino-acid sequence MADHNELGKKGEGLAIAFLKDKGYKILEKNYRFQKAEVDVIAFKDKVLVGVEVKTRSTSHFGNPQDFVKTGQIQRLVLAMNHYAEVKDLDAEIRFDIVAIIKNVAGTRIELIEDAFYYF is encoded by the coding sequence ATGGCTGATCATAATGAACTTGGGAAAAAGGGGGAAGGGCTGGCCATTGCTTTTTTAAAAGATAAAGGCTATAAAATTCTTGAGAAAAATTATCGATTTCAGAAAGCTGAAGTTGATGTTATAGCTTTTAAAGATAAAGTTCTAGTAGGTGTTGAGGTAAAAACCAGAAGTACTTCGCATTTTGGAAATCCTCAAGATTTTGTAAAAACCGGACAAATTCAGCGTTTGGTTTTAGCGATGAATCATTATGCTGAGGTAAAGGATCTGGATGCTGAAATTCGATTTGATATCGTGGCAATTATCAAAAATGTTGCAGGAACCCGGATCGAACTTATAGAGGATGCTTTTTACTATTTCTGA